Proteins found in one Labrenzia sp. VG12 genomic segment:
- a CDS encoding GNAT family N-acetyltransferase — MNIIIRSLQQQDKSAWLGLWRDYLSFYEQDLAAEVTERLFDRLLSANGHRAQVAVRDDELVGFVHYLFHDSTWSIDATCYLEDLYVSPELRGGGAGRKLIEAVYAAADSEPAASGNVYWHTHDHNARARRLYDRIGVLSDFVRYDRPR, encoded by the coding sequence ATGAACATCATCATCAGGTCACTGCAGCAGCAGGACAAATCCGCCTGGCTAGGTCTTTGGCGGGATTACCTGTCGTTCTACGAACAGGATCTTGCCGCCGAGGTCACCGAGAGGCTGTTTGACCGGCTGCTGTCTGCCAACGGGCACAGGGCGCAGGTTGCGGTCAGGGACGATGAGCTGGTCGGTTTCGTGCATTATCTCTTTCACGACAGCACCTGGTCGATCGATGCTACCTGCTACCTGGAAGATCTTTATGTCAGCCCGGAGCTGCGCGGTGGCGGCGCCGGCCGCAAGCTGATCGAAGCTGTCTATGCCGCCGCCGATTCAGAGCCTGCGGCCAGCGGCAACGTCTATTGGCACACCCATGATCACAACGCGCGCGCCCGGCGACTTTACGACCGGATCGGCGTTCTGAGCGATTTTGTTCGATATGACCGCCCCAGATAA
- a CDS encoding GNAT family N-acetyltransferase: MFQPLTPDRWPDLVDLFGPERGASSGCWCMWPFLRGRDWQAMPREARRDALKGKVEQGPAPGLLAYQDDLAVGWIALGPRATYVRFQLAKTSRPLDEDTDAQIQKTFVVPCFFIRKGFRKNALMGQLLDAGSEYARQAGAAYLDACPIESDKPLQWGEGFVGIASVFWRSGFEEVARRSPRRPLMRKTL, from the coding sequence TTGTTTCAACCTCTTACGCCAGACCGCTGGCCTGATCTGGTCGATCTCTTCGGTCCGGAGCGGGGCGCCAGCTCCGGTTGCTGGTGCATGTGGCCGTTTCTGAGGGGCAGGGATTGGCAGGCAATGCCGCGTGAGGCGCGGCGCGATGCGCTGAAGGGCAAAGTGGAACAGGGGCCTGCGCCCGGCCTGCTGGCCTATCAGGACGACCTGGCCGTTGGATGGATCGCCCTAGGGCCACGGGCAACCTATGTGCGCTTTCAATTGGCCAAGACCTCAAGGCCGCTTGACGAGGACACGGATGCGCAGATCCAGAAGACCTTTGTTGTGCCGTGTTTTTTCATCCGCAAGGGCTTTCGCAAAAACGCTCTGATGGGTCAGCTGCTGGATGCCGGCAGCGAGTATGCGCGCCAGGCTGGCGCGGCGTACCTCGATGCCTGTCCGATCGAATCGGATAAACCCCTGCAATGGGGCGAGGGCTTCGTCGGGATCGCATCCGTGTTCTGGCGAAGTGGCTTTGAAGAGGTTGCCCGGCGCAGCCCCAGGCGCCCGCTCATGCGTAAAACACTATGA
- a CDS encoding isovaleryl-CoA dehydrogenase, with product MIRNDFPSFNFDLGETADMLRDTVRSYSQDRIAPLAEKIDREDWFPREIWPEMGELGLHGITVEEEWGGSGLGYLEHCIAMEEVSRASASIGLSYGAHSNLCVNQLRRWGNDDQKKRYLEKLVTGEHLGALAMSEPGAGSDVVSMKLRADKKGDRYILNGSKMWITNGPSAETMIIYAKTDATAGPKGITAFLVEKDFPGFSVAQKLDKLGMRGSETGELVFQDCEVPEENVLGEVGKGVNVLMSGLDYERAVLAAGAIGIMQAAMDVVIPYVHEREQFGKPIGTFQLVQGKVADMYVSMNASKAYVYAVAKACDRGETTREDAAGAILYAAENATKMALDAIQLLGGNGYINEYPTGRLLRDAKLYEIGAGTSEIRRMLIGREIFNKTA from the coding sequence ATGATCCGCAATGATTTTCCGTCCTTCAACTTCGACCTTGGCGAAACGGCAGACATGCTGCGCGACACGGTCCGCTCCTACAGCCAGGACCGGATCGCACCGCTTGCAGAGAAGATCGACCGTGAAGACTGGTTCCCGCGCGAGATCTGGCCCGAAATGGGCGAACTCGGCCTGCATGGCATCACGGTCGAAGAAGAGTGGGGCGGTTCCGGGCTCGGGTATCTGGAGCATTGCATTGCCATGGAAGAGGTCAGCCGGGCTTCGGCCTCCATCGGCCTCAGCTATGGCGCCCATTCCAACCTGTGCGTCAACCAGTTGCGCCGCTGGGGCAATGACGACCAGAAGAAACGGTATCTGGAAAAACTGGTGACGGGCGAACATCTCGGCGCGCTGGCCATGTCCGAGCCGGGCGCCGGATCCGACGTTGTTTCCATGAAGCTTCGTGCCGACAAGAAGGGTGACCGTTACATCCTCAACGGCTCGAAAATGTGGATCACCAACGGTCCTTCCGCCGAGACCATGATCATCTATGCCAAGACCGACGCGACTGCCGGCCCGAAAGGCATCACGGCGTTCCTGGTGGAAAAGGATTTTCCGGGCTTTTCTGTCGCCCAGAAGCTCGACAAGCTCGGCATGCGTGGCTCCGAGACAGGTGAACTCGTGTTCCAGGATTGCGAAGTGCCGGAAGAAAACGTGCTGGGCGAAGTGGGCAAGGGCGTCAACGTTCTGATGTCCGGTCTCGACTATGAGCGGGCTGTGCTGGCAGCCGGTGCCATCGGCATCATGCAGGCGGCCATGGATGTGGTGATCCCGTATGTTCACGAGCGCGAGCAGTTCGGCAAGCCGATCGGGACCTTCCAGCTGGTCCAGGGCAAGGTGGCAGACATGTATGTCTCCATGAATGCCTCAAAGGCCTATGTCTATGCCGTTGCAAAAGCGTGCGATCGCGGTGAAACGACCCGCGAGGATGCGGCCGGTGCGATCCTTTATGCTGCTGAAAACGCGACCAAGATGGCGCTCGATGCGATCCAGCTGCTCGGCGGCAACGGCTATATCAACGAATATCCGACCGGCCGTCTGCTGCGCGATGCCAAGCTGTACGAGATCGGTGCCGGCACGTCTGAAATCCGGCGGATGCTGATCGGCCGGGAAATCTTCAACAAGACCGCCTGA
- a CDS encoding agmatinase: MSDPFFHPVSGFELPRFAGVPTFMRLPHVALDDPRLKDVRIGLIGTPWDGGTTNRPGPRHGPRQLRDMSTMIRAQNGATGVRPFELVNCADLGDVGPNPASVDDSLVRMTAFYDRVVAAGIRPLSAGGDHLCTLPILRSLAKEQPLGMIHFDSHTDLYKSYFGGMLYTHGTPFRRAVEEGLLDPKRVVQIGIRGTAYDNEDRDFADSVGIRVIPIEEFHKRGVEDVMVEAREIAGSGDTYVSYDIDFVDPAFAPGTGTPEVGGPNSFQALEVARLLKGVTIVGADLVEVSPPFDASGGTAFLGVSIMFEMLCNMALSCVQDQA, encoded by the coding sequence ATGTCAGACCCGTTCTTTCATCCGGTCTCCGGTTTCGAACTGCCGCGTTTCGCCGGCGTGCCGACCTTCATGCGCCTGCCGCATGTCGCGCTTGATGATCCCAGGCTGAAGGACGTCCGGATCGGGCTGATCGGAACACCCTGGGACGGCGGCACGACCAATCGGCCGGGGCCAAGACATGGTCCGCGGCAGCTCCGCGATATGTCGACCATGATCAGGGCCCAGAACGGGGCGACAGGCGTCAGGCCGTTTGAACTGGTCAATTGCGCCGATCTCGGGGATGTCGGTCCCAATCCGGCCAGTGTCGACGACAGCCTGGTTCGCATGACGGCCTTCTATGACAGGGTGGTTGCGGCCGGTATTCGCCCGCTTTCTGCCGGTGGCGATCATCTGTGTACCCTGCCAATCCTGCGGTCCCTGGCAAAAGAACAACCGCTCGGAATGATCCATTTCGACAGCCACACCGACCTCTATAAAAGCTATTTCGGCGGCATGCTCTACACGCACGGAACGCCGTTCCGCCGGGCGGTGGAGGAGGGGCTGCTGGATCCGAAGCGGGTGGTCCAGATCGGTATTCGCGGCACCGCCTATGACAATGAGGACCGGGATTTCGCCGACAGTGTCGGCATTCGCGTCATTCCGATCGAGGAGTTCCACAAGCGCGGTGTCGAAGACGTGATGGTCGAGGCCAGGGAGATTGCAGGGTCCGGAGACACCTACGTTTCCTATGACATCGACTTTGTCGACCCGGCATTCGCACCGGGGACCGGGACACCGGAAGTGGGTGGGCCGAACTCCTTTCAGGCGCTTGAAGTCGCCCGTCTGCTCAAAGGCGTAACCATCGTCGGGGCGGATCTGGTCGAGGTGTCGCCGCCGTTCGATGCCAGCGGCGGAACGGCCTTCCTGGGTGTTTCGATCATGTTCGAGATGCTGTGCAACATGGCGCTGAGCTGCGTGCAAGATCAGGCCTAA
- a CDS encoding SDR family NAD(P)-dependent oxidoreductase, with the protein MTGLAVVIGSGGGIGAAIQRELESSGQFERVLGVSRSSEPKLDLLDEASIAQCAGGISGQGAEIRFVIDATGALVLDGHRPEKSLRDLDPEALANSFAVNAIGPALLMKHFLPLLPRSGRSVFATLSARVGSIGDNRLGGWYAYRASKAALNQLVHTAAVELARRKPGAICVALHPGTVRTPLTEGFAKTGLEVQEPEVASRRLLAVCDGLTSEQSGGFFDHHGKAVPW; encoded by the coding sequence ATGACAGGACTTGCGGTCGTGATCGGGTCAGGCGGTGGTATTGGCGCTGCGATCCAACGGGAACTTGAAAGCTCTGGCCAATTTGAACGGGTGCTCGGTGTAAGCCGGTCGTCCGAGCCAAAGCTCGACCTTCTGGATGAAGCCAGCATCGCGCAATGCGCAGGCGGCATTTCGGGACAGGGCGCAGAGATTCGGTTCGTTATTGACGCAACCGGCGCCCTTGTTCTCGATGGCCATCGTCCCGAAAAGAGCCTGCGGGATCTTGATCCGGAGGCTCTGGCCAATAGCTTCGCCGTCAATGCAATCGGCCCCGCGCTGCTGATGAAGCATTTCCTGCCGCTGCTGCCGAGAAGCGGACGCAGCGTTTTTGCGACGCTCTCGGCCCGGGTCGGCTCCATCGGAGACAATCGACTGGGCGGATGGTACGCCTATCGCGCGTCAAAGGCCGCGCTCAACCAGCTTGTTCATACGGCGGCCGTCGAACTGGCGCGCAGGAAACCGGGTGCCATCTGCGTTGCACTTCATCCTGGAACGGTGCGCACACCTCTGACGGAAGGTTTTGCCAAGACAGGTCTCGAGGTTCAGGAACCGGAGGTGGCGTCCCGGAGACTGCTTGCCGTTTGCGATGGTCTGACGAGCGAACAGTCCGGTGGTTTTTTCGATCATCACGGCAAAGCCGTTCCCTGGTGA
- a CDS encoding cupin domain-containing protein: protein MKQTMLPEEPDARSPAGAAIRFIMDGPTGNMIHSTVPPGQINRATRHKTVSEFWHVLDGEGEIWRSDGTDQSVVKLVSGVSIDIPVGTAFQYRATGSTPLKFICISMPPWPGDDEADYVDGPWAPTI from the coding sequence ATGAAACAGACAATGCTGCCGGAGGAGCCTGATGCCAGGTCGCCGGCAGGTGCGGCGATCCGCTTCATCATGGATGGCCCGACCGGCAACATGATCCATTCGACCGTGCCGCCCGGCCAGATCAACCGGGCGACACGGCACAAGACCGTTTCCGAATTCTGGCACGTGCTGGACGGCGAGGGCGAGATCTGGCGGTCCGACGGCACCGACCAGTCGGTTGTCAAACTTGTCTCAGGTGTCTCCATCGATATTCCCGTGGGCACCGCCTTTCAGTACCGGGCCACTGGCAGCACGCCACTCAAGTTCATCTGCATCTCGATGCCGCCCTGGCCGGGGGACGACGAAGCAGATTATGTCGACGGCCCCTGGGCGCCGACAATTTAG
- a CDS encoding PaaI family thioesterase: protein MDLSPRDPDWSDRVKASFASQKFMAHLGAQIAHLSPGAVDLELKMAPELTQQHGFFHAGATSAIADSAAGYAALSLFEAGAGVLTTEYKINLLNPASQTVLLARGRVIKPGRTLTIARSDVYGLDDGSQVHVATGLFTLMSVSGVKD, encoded by the coding sequence ATGGACCTGTCGCCAAGAGATCCGGACTGGAGCGACCGGGTCAAAGCAAGCTTCGCATCGCAGAAATTCATGGCGCATCTGGGGGCGCAGATCGCGCATCTGTCGCCGGGCGCCGTCGATCTTGAATTGAAGATGGCGCCTGAACTGACCCAGCAGCACGGCTTTTTCCATGCCGGTGCCACGTCGGCCATTGCCGACAGCGCCGCCGGGTATGCCGCCTTGTCCCTGTTTGAGGCTGGCGCAGGCGTGCTGACCACAGAATACAAGATCAACCTGCTCAATCCGGCAAGCCAGACGGTGCTGCTCGCACGGGGCAGGGTGATCAAGCCGGGGCGGACGCTGACCATTGCCCGGTCCGATGTTTACGGGCTCGATGACGGCAGCCAGGTGCATGTCGCCACCGGGCTGTTCACGCTCATGAGCGTCTCCGGCGTGAAGGACTAA